One segment of Sphaerodactylus townsendi isolate TG3544 linkage group LG17, MPM_Stown_v2.3, whole genome shotgun sequence DNA contains the following:
- the MAN2A2 gene encoding alpha-mannosidase 2x isoform X2 has product MKLKKQVTVCGAAIFCVAVFSLYLMLDRVQHDPARPHSGGGGNFPRSQISVLQNRIEQLEQLLEENHEIIVHIKDSVLELTANAEGQPVVLPFHMPNGSWMLPPESRPSFYSVASQDCHFALGSKAPKTDLQMLAVSELLPYDNQDGGVWKQGFDITYDPNEWDTEQLQVFVVPHSHNDPGWIKTFDKYYYDQTQHILNSMVVKLQEDSRRRFIWSEISFFSKWWDNISAQKRAAVRRLVGNGQLEMATGGWVMPDEANSHYFAMIDQLIEGHQWLEKNVGVMPRSGWAVDPFGHSSTMPYLLRRANLTSMLIQRVHYAIKKHFAATQNLEFMWRQSWDADSSTDILCHMMPFYSYDVPHTCGPDPKICQFDFKRLPGGRINCPWKVPPKAITSANVAERALLLLDQYRKKSKLYRSKVLLVPLGDDFRYDKPQEWDAQFLNYQRLFDYLNAHPDLHVQAQFGTLSDYFDALYKRVGIVPGMRPPGFPVLSGDFFSYADREDHYWTGSAEILYSLAVSHARHAGMDSKYPLSDYATLTDARRNLGLFQHHDAITGTAKEAVVVDYGVRLLHSLANLKRVIINAAHYLVLGDKETYHYDLAAPFLGPDETRLNQDSLPEKTVIKLDTTPRFVVVFNPLEQERLSVVSFLVNTPRIRVTNEEGQPLAAQLSAWWSSATDMAPDVYQASIMIRLQPLGLAVLQVSKSFDNHSTLKSSVRLFLHGRDLPVRKQKAFPARIIPAATEDFCLENQQMRACFLGPSGLLKSVHYAGEDHERQLQNQFLVYGTRSTKDKSGAYLFLPDGEAKPYVPKDPPVIRVTEGPFFSEVAVYYQNIQEVVRLYNVPGVDGLSLEISCLVDIRDYVNKELALRFSTDIDSGGTFFTDLNGFQIQPRQYLKKLPLQANFYPMPVMAYIQDPQSRLTLQTAQALGVSSLSSGQLEVILDRRLMQDDNRGLGQGLKDNKRTCHHFRLLLERRSATPKAQPGTFPSLLSHMTSMHLNTEVLVMPVAQEKPLPPALRSFQPFSAPMPCDFHLVNLRTLQGEDDSLPSPETALILHRKGFDCGLEARNLGFNCTTTQGSLSLGGLFQGLELVSMQLSSLTLMYPLGPASSNSTVLHLDPMEIATVRLHLG; this is encoded by the exons ATGAAGCTGAAGAAGCAGGTGACGGTGTGCGGCGCGGCCATCTTCTGCGTGGCCGTCTTCTCCCTCTACCTGATGCTGGACCGCGTCCAGCATGACCCCGCGCGGCCCCACAGCGGCGGCGGAGGCAATTTCCCGCGG agccAGATCTCGGTGCTTCAGAACCGCATCGAGCAGCTGGAGCAGCTGCTGGAAGAGAACCACGAGATCATCGTGCACATCAAGGACTCGGTGCTGGAGCTGACGGCCAACGCCGAGGGGCAGCCGGTGGTGCTGCCCTTCCACATGCCCAACGGCTCCTGGATGCTGCCCCCCGAGAGCCGCCCCAGCTTCTACTCCGTCGCCTCCCAGGACTGCCACTTTGCCCTGGGCAGCAAGGCCCCCAAGACGGACCTGCAG ATGCTGGCCGTGTCGGAGTTGCTCCCCTACGACAACCAGGATGGCGGCGTGTGGAAGCAAGGCTTTGACATCACCTACGACCCCAACGAGTGGGACACGGAGCAGCTGCAGGTCTTTGTGGTGCCGCATTCCCACAACGACCCAG gCTGGATCAAGACCTTTGACAAGTACTACTATGACCAGACACAGCACATCCTGAACAGCATGGTGGTGAAGCTACAAGAGGACTCGCGGCGGCGCTTCATCTGGTCCGAAATCTCCTTCTTTTCCAAATGGTGGGATAACATCAGTGCCCAGAAACGGGCCGCTGTCCGCAG GCTGGTGGGCAACGGGCAGCTGGAGATGGCGACTGGAGGCTGGGTGATGCCCGACGAAGCCAATTCCCACTACTTTGCCATGATCGACCAGCTCATTGAAGGGCACCAGTGGCTCGAGAAGAACGTCG GGGTGATGCCGCGTTCCGGATGGGCCGTGGATCCCTTTGGGCACAGCTCCACAATGCCATATCTGCTGCGTCGCGCAAACCTGACCAGCATGCTCATCCAGCGCGTCCACTATGCCATCAAGAAACACTTTGCAGCCACCCAGAATTTGGAGTTTATGTGGAGGCAGAGCTGGG ATGCCGACTCCAGCACAGACATCCTCTGCCACATGATGCCCTTCTACAGCTATGATGTGCCCCACACGTGTGGCCCTGACCCCAAGATCTGCCAGTTTGACTTCAAGCGACTGCCAGGGGGCCGCATCAACTGCCCCTGGAAAGTGCCACCCAAGGCCATCACCAGTGCCAACGTGGCTGAGAG GGCTCTGCTGCTTCTCGACCAGTACCGGAAGAAGTCCAAACTCTACCGCAGCAAAGTGCTGCTGGTGCCGCTGGGGGACGACTTCCGCTACGACAAGCCCCAGGAGTGGGACGCCCAGTTCCTCAACTACCAGCGCCTCTTCGACTACCTCAACGCTCACCCCGACCTCCACGTGCAG GCACAGTTTGGGACTCTCTCCGACTACTTCGATGCCCTGTACAAGCGGGTAGGCATcgtcccaggcatgcgcccaccCGGCTTCCCAGTGCTCAGTGGCGATTTTTTCTCCTATGCGGACCGCGAGGATCACTACTGGACAGG GAGTGCTGAGATCTTGTACAGCTTGGCTGTGAGCCACGCCCGCCACGCCGGCATGGACAGCAAGTATCCGCTGTCAGACTATGCCACGCTCACGGATGCACGGCGCAACCTGGGCCTCTTCCAGCATCACGACGCCATCACTGGCACGGCCAAGGAGGCGGTGGTTGTGGACTACGGAGTCAG gCTGCTTCACTCCCTCGCGAACCTCAAACGAGTCATCATCAACGCCGCGCACTACCTGGTCCTGGGGGATAAGGAAACCTACCACTATGACTTGGCAGCGCCCTTCCTTGGCCCT GATGAGACACGCCTCAATCAGGACTCTTTGCCAGAGAAAACGGTCATCAAGTTAGATACAACGCCCAG GTTTGTGGTTGTGTTCAACCCACTGGAACAGGAGCGCCTGAGCGTCGTGTCCTTCCTGGTGAACACGCCTCGCATCCGTGTCACCAACGAAGAGGGGCAGCCTTTGGCCGCGCAGCTCAGTGCCTGGTGGAGTTCTGCCACAGACATGGCTCCCGACGTCTACCAG GCGTCCATCATGATCCGACTGCAGCCGCTGGGTCTCGCCGTCCTGCAAGTGAGCAAGTCTTTTGACAACCACAGCACTCTCAAGTCCTCTGTGCGCCTCTTCCTGCACGGCCGTGACCTCCCTGTGCGTAAGCAGAAGGCCTTTCCGGCGCGCATCATCCCTGCTGCCACTGAGGACTTCTGTCTTGAGAACCAGCAGATGCGGGCCTGCTTCCTGGGGCCCAGTGGCTTGCTCAAA AGCGTGCACTATGCTGGGGAAGATCATGAGCGGCAGCTGCAGAACCAGTTCCTTGTCTATGGGACCCGGAGCACCAAGGACAAGAGTGGGGCCTACCTCTTCCTGCCGGATGGAGAAGCCAag CCCTACGTACCCAAGGACCCCCCCGTCATTCGGGTGACAGAGGGACCCTTCTTCTCAGAGGTGGCTGTCTATTATCAGAACATCCAGGAGGTGGTGCGGCTCTATAATGTGCCAG GGGTGGATGGGCtgtccctggagatctcctgcctgGTGGACATCCGCGACTACGTCAACAAGGAGCTGGCGCTGCGCTTCAGCACTGACATCGATAGCGGGGGCACTTTTTTCACTGACCTGAACGGCTTCCAG ATTCAGCCACGACAGTACCTGAAGAAGCTACCGCTGCAGGCCAACTTCTACCCCATGCCAGTCATGGCTTATATCCAGGACCCACAGAGCCGCCTGACCCTGCAGACGGCTCAGGCCCTGGGAGTCTCCAGCCTGAGCAGTG GCCAGCTGGAGGTGATTCTGGACCGACGCCTCATGCAAGATGACAACCGAGGCCTCGGACAGGGTTTGAAGGATAACAAACGGACCTGCCACCACTTCCGTCTCCTCCTGGAACGGCGGAGCGCCACTCCGAAG GCACAGCCCGGCACTTTCCCTTCTTTGCTCAGCCACATGACTTCCATGCACCTGAACACTGAGGTGCTGGTGATGCCCGTGGCCCAGGAGAAGCCCCTGCCTCCGGCCCTGCGGTCTTTCCAGCCCTTCTCAGCCCCCATGCCGTGCGACTTCCACCTCGTCAATCTGCGCACGCTTCAAGGGGAG GACGATTCGCTGCCTTCCCCGGAGACCGCTCTGATCCTGCACCGCAAGGGCTTTGATTGCGGCCTGGAAGCCAGGAACCTGGGCTTCAATTGCACCACCACCCAGGGCTCG CTGTCCCTTGGTGGCCTCTTCCAAGGCCTTGAGCTGGTGTCCATGCAGCTCTCCTCGTTGACTCTGATGTACCCACTCGGCCCTGCTTCCTCCAACAGCACAGTCCTTCACCTGGACCCCATGGAGATAGCCACAGTTCGTCTTCACCTCGGGTAA